From the genome of Winogradskyella forsetii, one region includes:
- the hemN gene encoding oxygen-independent coproporphyrinogen III oxidase encodes MSQSLIHKYNVAGPRYTSYPTVPYWNMDTFSLAQWKASLKRSFEESNSFEGLSLYIHLPFCESLCTFCGCHKRITKRHDLESPYIKAVLKEWHLYCELLGHKPKIKELHLGGGTPTFFSPEHLNFLISELLKVSNLADNYEFSFEGHPNNTTEAHLQTLFDLGFRRVSFGVQDYNIKVQIAIHRIQPFENVKRVTELARKIGYTSVGHDIIFGLPFQTEADVIETIRKTNALMPDRIAFYSYAHVPWIKGNGQRGFNDDDLPSAESKRLQYETGKQQLEAAGYEEIGMDHFALKTDSLFKAMETKILHRNFMGYTASKTQAMIGLGVSSISDSWYGFAQNVKSIEEYYHLIDEGIIPVFKGHILNSEDLKIRKHILNLMCNFETSWKDEDLTFEELPEVLIKLKEFENDDLLQFETKGVAVTEKGKPFIRNICMAFDLLLQRKKPDTQLFSMTI; translated from the coding sequence ATGAGTCAATCGTTAATTCATAAATATAATGTTGCGGGTCCACGTTACACGAGCTATCCAACAGTGCCGTATTGGAATATGGATACTTTTTCCTTGGCACAATGGAAAGCGTCCTTAAAACGCTCGTTTGAAGAAAGTAACAGCTTCGAAGGTTTAAGTCTATACATTCATTTACCGTTTTGTGAAAGTCTCTGTACATTTTGTGGATGCCATAAACGGATTACTAAACGACACGATTTAGAATCGCCATATATAAAAGCAGTTTTAAAAGAGTGGCATTTGTATTGCGAATTATTAGGACATAAACCTAAAATTAAAGAACTGCATCTTGGTGGAGGCACACCGACTTTTTTCTCGCCAGAACATCTCAACTTTTTAATTTCTGAATTACTAAAAGTTTCTAATTTGGCGGATAATTATGAGTTTAGCTTTGAAGGCCATCCTAACAATACTACAGAAGCCCATTTACAAACTTTATTCGATTTGGGGTTTAGACGTGTTAGCTTCGGCGTGCAGGACTATAATATTAAAGTACAGATTGCGATTCACAGAATTCAACCGTTTGAAAACGTCAAACGGGTTACGGAATTGGCTCGTAAAATTGGTTATACCTCTGTCGGACATGATATTATTTTCGGTTTGCCGTTTCAAACTGAAGCCGATGTTATTGAAACTATCAGAAAGACAAATGCCTTAATGCCAGACCGCATTGCGTTCTATAGTTATGCGCATGTACCTTGGATTAAAGGAAACGGCCAACGTGGTTTCAATGACGACGATTTGCCATCTGCCGAATCTAAACGTTTGCAATACGAAACAGGAAAGCAACAATTGGAAGCTGCAGGTTATGAGGAAATAGGAATGGATCATTTTGCACTTAAAACCGATTCACTTTTCAAGGCCATGGAAACCAAAATCTTGCATCGTAATTTTATGGGTTATACAGCCTCTAAAACACAAGCTATGATAGGTTTGGGCGTATCTTCAATTAGCGATAGTTGGTATGGTTTCGCCCAAAATGTGAAATCAATTGAAGAATATTATCACTTGATTGATGAAGGTATTATTCCTGTTTTTAAAGGTCATATTCTAAATTCGGAAGATTTGAAAATTAGAAAACATATCTTGAATCTCATGTGTAATTTTGAAACCTCATGGAAGGATGAAGATTTAACCTTTGAAGAATTACCGGAAGTCCTCATAAAATTGAAAGAATTTGAAAATGATGATTTACTCCAATTTGAAACAAAAGGAGTTGCCGTTACGGAAAAAGGAAAACCATTTATAAGAAATATATGTATGGCATTCGACCTGTTATTGCAAAGAAAAAAGCCAGACACGCAGTTGTTTTCTATGACGATATAA
- a CDS encoding sulfite exporter TauE/SafE family protein, whose translation MLVSALILGLLGSLHCVGMCGPIAFMLPVDRSNSFKKVSQIGVYHLGRLLAYSMIGLVFGLVGKSFSLFGIQQQLSIVIGILMIAIVLLPHQTIGKYNLSKPLYKVILKVKSALGKALKKKTADTFLTIGFLNGFLPCGLVYMAVFGAIATGSLLEGSLYMVLFGLGTIPLMTSAIYLGKFLNSTVKQRIQKAIPIFVVIIGALFILRGLGLGIPYLSPAPIVEMASSALKCH comes from the coding sequence ATGTTAGTCTCTGCGCTCATATTAGGTTTATTGGGAAGTTTGCACTGTGTTGGCATGTGCGGTCCTATCGCTTTTATGTTGCCTGTAGATCGTTCCAACTCCTTTAAAAAAGTGAGCCAGATAGGCGTTTATCACTTAGGTAGATTATTAGCTTACAGTATGATCGGGTTGGTGTTTGGTCTGGTTGGTAAAAGTTTTTCCCTCTTTGGCATACAACAGCAACTTTCTATTGTCATTGGGATTTTAATGATCGCTATAGTACTTTTGCCACACCAAACTATCGGCAAATACAATCTTTCAAAACCGCTTTATAAGGTTATTTTAAAAGTAAAATCCGCATTGGGAAAGGCCTTAAAAAAGAAAACCGCAGATACCTTTTTAACTATTGGATTCCTTAACGGCTTTCTACCTTGCGGTTTAGTTTATATGGCCGTTTTTGGTGCCATTGCCACAGGCAGTTTGTTAGAAGGAAGCCTATACATGGTTTTATTTGGACTTGGCACTATTCCATTAATGACTTCAGCTATTTACTTAGGTAAATTTTTGAACAGTACTGTCAAACAACGCATCCAAAAGGCGATTCCTATTTTTGTGGTTATTATAGGTGCTTTATTTATTCTTCGTGGTCTAGGACTTGGGATTCCTTACCTCTCTCCTGCTCCGATTGTAGAAATGGCTTCTAGTGCTTTAAAATGTCATTAA
- a CDS encoding CcoQ/FixQ family Cbb3-type cytochrome c oxidase assembly chaperone has product MFKFIKGHLESITGIEIYPMISLLIFFIFFVVLFYWVITAKKDYIAAVSHIPLDNQNETQI; this is encoded by the coding sequence ATGTTCAAATTTATAAAAGGCCATTTAGAAAGTATCACAGGTATAGAAATCTACCCGATGATCTCACTACTAATATTCTTCATCTTTTTTGTTGTATTATTTTATTGGGTAATCACAGCTAAGAAAGATTATATAGCAGCAGTTAGCCATATACCATTAGACAACCAAAACGAAACCCAGATATGA
- a CDS encoding anti-sigma factor — MDTKAYIESGILELYVAGRLTEQENQEVYALLKQYPELLQEVLEIEGAVVKLTAAVSPRANGFNAIRPQLTNETKIVELQPKKKNNWIAYTGWAASILLAGGLLWTLNQKTDLEQQLQTADTENLYLETQIEDARNDLAATKNLLNVIRDKDIITVPLGGQGDYASSFAKVYWNKADNTIYVDGEGLPNAPDGKVWQVWSLTLNPLTPTSLGTIDDFNTDDNKIFTIANANESQAFGITLEPEGGSESPTMEQLYTLGVVNATP, encoded by the coding sequence ATGGATACAAAAGCCTACATAGAATCAGGAATTTTAGAGCTATACGTAGCTGGACGACTGACTGAACAAGAAAATCAAGAGGTCTATGCACTCTTGAAACAATACCCAGAATTGTTACAAGAGGTATTAGAAATAGAAGGCGCTGTTGTAAAATTAACCGCAGCGGTATCGCCAAGAGCGAATGGTTTTAATGCGATAAGACCTCAATTAACTAATGAAACGAAAATTGTAGAGCTGCAACCGAAAAAGAAAAACAATTGGATAGCTTATACAGGTTGGGCAGCCTCTATTCTATTGGCTGGTGGGTTATTATGGACCCTTAATCAGAAAACAGATTTAGAACAGCAATTGCAAACCGCGGATACTGAAAATTTATATCTTGAAACACAAATAGAGGATGCCAGAAACGATTTGGCAGCGACCAAAAATCTATTGAACGTTATAAGAGATAAAGATATTATAACTGTACCACTTGGTGGTCAAGGCGATTATGCGTCTTCATTTGCAAAAGTCTATTGGAACAAAGCGGACAACACTATTTATGTTGATGGTGAAGGATTGCCTAACGCACCAGATGGTAAAGTTTGGCAAGTGTGGTCATTAACATTAAACCCGTTAACACCAACAAGTTTAGGAACAATTGACGATTTTAATACCGATGACAATAAAATATTTACCATTGCCAATGCTAACGAAAGTCAAGCCTTTGGTATCACCTTGGAACCAGAAGGCGGAAGCGAGTCTCCAACTATGGAACAGCTTTATACGCTTGGTGTAGTTAATGCAACACCGTAA
- a CDS encoding FixH family protein → MKVNWGTAIVIAFVCFISFIMYFVISMSTDKKYDHDLVVEDYYGQELQFQTDIDHEENAKNLRTNIKWKKTNDGIVIQFPEDLDINNIEGKVFLYRPSNKQLDFETPISLSNHNLLIPDKRLLDGRWNIKIDWKYNTNSYLFKTEITY, encoded by the coding sequence ATGAAAGTAAATTGGGGAACAGCAATAGTAATTGCATTTGTATGTTTTATTTCGTTTATCATGTACTTCGTCATTAGTATGAGTACAGATAAGAAATATGACCATGATTTAGTAGTCGAAGATTATTATGGCCAAGAGCTTCAATTTCAAACAGATATTGATCATGAAGAAAACGCCAAAAACTTAAGAACAAATATTAAATGGAAAAAGACTAATGATGGTATTGTTATTCAATTTCCAGAAGATTTAGATATTAATAATATTGAAGGTAAAGTGTTCCTATACAGACCATCTAACAAGCAATTAGATTTTGAAACTCCAATTTCACTATCTAACCATAATTTGCTCATACCTGACAAACGCTTGTTGGATGGTCGTTGGAACATTAAAATAGATTGGAAATATAACACTAATTCTTATCTCTTTAAAACTGAAATCACCTATTAG
- a CDS encoding RNA polymerase sigma factor translates to MVNIDTLVDQFQAKDEVAFKKLYDMYSKSIHGVVYNIVKDTAIADELMQDVFIKAWHKSDTYSSKKGRFFTWILNIARNAAIDKTRSKAFKQSKQNLHADYFVDIIAGHDNLDDSTDAIGIKKFVTQLGEKCKAVIELLYFKGFTQKEASEELQMPIGTVKTRNRNCIKQLRDMVL, encoded by the coding sequence ATGGTAAATATAGATACACTAGTGGATCAATTTCAGGCTAAGGACGAGGTTGCATTCAAAAAACTCTATGACATGTATAGCAAAAGTATACATGGCGTGGTTTATAATATTGTAAAAGATACTGCGATTGCGGATGAATTGATGCAAGATGTCTTTATAAAGGCTTGGCACAAATCGGATACCTACTCTTCAAAAAAAGGACGTTTCTTTACGTGGATACTTAATATAGCGCGCAATGCAGCTATAGATAAGACACGCTCTAAGGCTTTTAAACAATCGAAACAAAACCTACACGCCGATTATTTCGTAGATATAATAGCTGGTCATGATAATTTAGATGACAGCACAGATGCTATTGGAATTAAAAAATTTGTAACCCAACTGGGCGAAAAATGTAAAGCGGTTATTGAACTTCTTTACTTTAAAGGTTTTACCCAAAAAGAAGCTTCAGAGGAATTACAAATGCCAATTGGCACGGTAAAAACAAGAAACAGAAACTGTATTAAACAGTTACGAGATATGGTATTATAA
- the ccoS gene encoding cbb3-type cytochrome oxidase assembly protein CcoS: protein MSVIYILLTVSVVVGVTFFVIFIMAVRSGQYDDDYTPSVRMLFEDELVKEQTDTTKQTKTD, encoded by the coding sequence ATGAGTGTTATATATATTTTATTAACGGTAAGCGTTGTTGTTGGCGTGACTTTCTTTGTCATTTTTATAATGGCTGTAAGGTCTGGTCAATACGATGATGACTATACACCATCGGTACGCATGCTTTTTGAAGATGAACTCGTAAAAGAACAAACCGATACAACTAAACAAACAAAAACTGACTAA
- a CDS encoding universal stress protein, with protein sequence MKKIIVPVDFSEHSEFALEAAASLAQKFGSELIVLHMLELSNAIITSTHEALSQEAVFYLKLAEQKFDTFLDKPYLEDIQVTPIVKHFKVWSEVNDVAQEHNADLIIMGSHGASGIKEVLVGSNTEKVVRYSDIPVLVVKHNPILFDFEDVVFACDFTEEAVKPYLSARAIFDKLGAKTHLVYVNSPDGNFKSSSEIDKKVANFLKRADGDLENMSKVNVVSDYSIEKGILNFANVIGADVIAVATHGRKGLSHFFEGSVSEDIANHSTLPVITFKI encoded by the coding sequence ATGAAAAAAATAATTGTACCCGTAGATTTTTCTGAGCATTCAGAATTTGCACTTGAAGCTGCAGCAAGTTTAGCTCAAAAATTTGGATCTGAACTTATCGTATTGCACATGCTGGAATTGTCTAATGCGATTATTACATCAACTCACGAGGCATTGAGTCAAGAAGCTGTGTTTTATTTAAAATTAGCCGAACAAAAATTTGATACTTTTTTAGACAAGCCATATTTAGAAGATATTCAGGTCACACCAATCGTGAAGCATTTTAAAGTTTGGAGTGAAGTTAATGACGTTGCACAAGAGCACAATGCTGACCTTATTATAATGGGTTCTCATGGCGCTAGTGGCATAAAGGAAGTATTGGTGGGTTCTAACACTGAAAAGGTAGTGCGATATTCAGATATTCCGGTATTAGTGGTTAAGCATAATCCTATTCTATTTGATTTTGAAGATGTTGTTTTTGCTTGTGATTTTACTGAGGAAGCCGTTAAACCTTATTTAAGTGCAAGAGCTATTTTTGATAAACTTGGTGCTAAAACCCATTTAGTCTATGTGAACTCTCCAGATGGTAACTTCAAAAGTTCTTCAGAGATTGATAAAAAAGTGGCTAATTTCTTAAAAAGAGCAGATGGTGATCTCGAAAATATGTCGAAGGTCAATGTCGTTTCGGATTATTCAATAGAAAAAGGTATTTTAAATTTTGCCAATGTTATTGGTGCAGACGTGATTGCGGTTGCCACACATGGCAGAAAAGGCTTATCCCATTTCTTTGAAGGCAGTGTTTCTGAGGATATCGCCAATCATTCTACATTGCCAGTAATTACCTTTAAAATATAA
- a CDS encoding cbb3-type cytochrome c oxidase N-terminal domain-containing protein has product MRHLIPSYIRIPVIFFAIAGLVEYFVDSGEKPAFIEQPIIMLFLLLVLLVLIAIEGIVGSMDNILYQSLDEAAKIRYDLKRAETPKFIRWIKRTYTKLLGSKPVEEEGEIILDHNYDGIKELDNNLPPWWIYSFYISIVFAVIYMLRYHVFNADDQFVEYEIEYAEANRAIEAYKKTAKNLVDFNTVEILSESADLNAGRIIFETNCVACHKADGGGGIGPNLTDENWILGGGIKNVFKTISEGGRDGKGMVSWKSELKPLQMAQVASYVLKFQGTTPAEPKDPEGDIWIDATLKDMETGEAVHDVDIKIEDNISDSLVKSIDFK; this is encoded by the coding sequence ATGAGACATTTAATCCCTTCATACATAAGAATTCCTGTCATCTTTTTTGCCATTGCAGGATTGGTAGAATACTTTGTGGATTCAGGAGAAAAGCCTGCATTTATAGAACAACCCATTATAATGCTGTTCCTGTTATTGGTACTGTTGGTGCTAATTGCCATAGAAGGTATCGTTGGCTCAATGGATAACATTCTCTATCAGAGTTTAGATGAAGCAGCTAAAATTAGGTATGATCTGAAACGAGCTGAAACCCCAAAGTTTATACGTTGGATAAAAAGAACTTATACTAAACTATTAGGTTCTAAACCAGTAGAAGAAGAAGGTGAAATTATATTGGACCACAATTACGATGGCATTAAGGAATTGGATAATAATTTACCGCCATGGTGGATTTACTCCTTCTATATATCCATCGTTTTTGCCGTAATTTATATGTTACGATATCATGTCTTTAATGCCGACGATCAATTTGTGGAATATGAAATTGAATATGCAGAAGCTAATAGAGCCATAGAAGCGTATAAAAAAACCGCTAAGAATTTAGTGGATTTTAACACTGTTGAAATATTGTCGGAATCAGCAGATTTAAATGCTGGAAGAATTATTTTTGAAACCAATTGCGTCGCCTGTCATAAAGCTGATGGTGGCGGCGGAATTGGTCCTAACCTAACTGACGAGAATTGGATTTTAGGTGGCGGAATTAAAAATGTATTCAAAACTATTTCTGAAGGTGGTAGAGACGGAAAAGGAATGGTGTCTTGGAAATCTGAACTGAAACCTTTGCAAATGGCTCAAGTAGCGAGTTATGTCTTAAAGTTCCAAGGGACTACACCTGCCGAACCTAAAGATCCTGAAGGCGATATCTGGATTGATGCAACCTTAAAAGACATGGAAACAGGTGAAGCAGTACATGATGTTGATATAAAAATCGAAGACAATATTTCCGACTCTTTAGTAAAATCAATAGATTTTAAATAA
- the ccoN gene encoding cytochrome-c oxidase, cbb3-type subunit I, with amino-acid sequence MEMQQFYYDNKIVKKFLYATILWGVVGMLVGLILAFMFLFPNMTDGVSWLSFGRLRPLHTNAVIFAFVGNAIFAGVYYSLQRLLKARMFSDMLSNFNFWAWQLLIVGAAITLPLGYTTSKEYAELEWPFDIAIALIWVAFGVNMIGTILKRRQRHLYVAIWFYLATFVTVAVLHIFNSLELPVSFTGMKSYSVYAGVQDALVQWWYGHNAVAFFLTTPFLGLMYYFVPKAANRPVYSYRLSIVHFWSLIFIYIWAGPHHLLYTALPEWAQHLGVAFSVMLLMPSWGGMINGLLTLRGAWDKVRTDPVLKFMVVAITGYGMATFEGPMLSLKNVNAIAHFTDWIIAHVHVGALAWNGFLAFGMIYYLIPKLFKTKLYSIGLANLHFWIGTLGIMLYALPMYVAGFAQASMWKQFNPDGTLVYGNFLETVTEIMPMYWMRAIGGTLYITGMLILVYNVIMTVVTSEHKVTDELAEAPELKRVSKGRVAGEGWHTWLERKPVLLTIYATIAILIGGIVQIIPTIVVKSNIPTISSVKPYTPLELEGRDLYIREGCVGCHSQMVRPFRSEVERYGEYSKAGEFVYDHPFLWGSKRTGPDLHRIGGKYSDNWHFNHMYDPQTTSTGSIMPSYKWLIVGEGAKLDKSMTEEKMKTMVSLGVPYTEQDIVNAQTSMLEQGTQIEKNLYSDPDFVASYEADKAASGEGFVEMRNREIVALIAYLQRLGTDIKVKDIIEETAQN; translated from the coding sequence ATGGAAATGCAACAATTCTATTACGATAACAAAATCGTTAAAAAGTTCCTCTACGCCACCATACTTTGGGGAGTTGTTGGGATGCTTGTCGGCCTTATTTTGGCCTTCATGTTTTTATTCCCAAACATGACAGATGGTGTTTCATGGTTAAGTTTTGGACGCTTAAGACCATTACATACCAATGCCGTGATTTTTGCCTTTGTAGGTAACGCCATTTTTGCTGGAGTGTACTACTCATTGCAACGACTCCTAAAAGCCAGAATGTTTAGCGACATGCTAAGTAATTTTAATTTCTGGGCATGGCAACTCCTTATTGTGGGAGCCGCTATTACGCTCCCTTTAGGTTATACAACTTCAAAAGAATACGCAGAATTGGAGTGGCCTTTTGATATTGCCATTGCCTTGATTTGGGTCGCTTTTGGTGTGAATATGATTGGCACTATCCTTAAACGTCGTCAACGCCACCTTTATGTTGCTATTTGGTTTTATTTAGCCACTTTCGTAACGGTTGCAGTCCTTCACATTTTTAATAGCTTAGAATTACCTGTAAGCTTCACTGGGATGAAAAGTTATTCTGTTTATGCAGGAGTTCAGGATGCTTTGGTTCAATGGTGGTATGGACACAACGCCGTTGCATTTTTCTTAACAACACCATTCCTAGGGTTGATGTATTATTTTGTACCTAAAGCGGCAAATAGACCTGTTTACTCTTATCGTCTTTCAATAGTTCACTTCTGGTCATTGATCTTTATATACATTTGGGCAGGACCACACCACTTATTATATACAGCTTTACCAGAATGGGCGCAGCATTTAGGAGTCGCATTCTCAGTGATGTTATTGATGCCTTCTTGGGGTGGAATGATCAACGGATTGTTAACCTTGCGTGGTGCTTGGGACAAAGTTCGAACAGATCCTGTCTTAAAATTTATGGTTGTCGCCATTACAGGTTACGGTATGGCAACATTTGAAGGGCCAATGCTATCGCTTAAAAATGTGAATGCCATTGCGCATTTTACAGATTGGATTATTGCCCACGTTCATGTTGGCGCTTTAGCTTGGAACGGCTTCTTGGCGTTTGGTATGATTTATTATCTAATACCTAAATTATTTAAAACCAAATTATACTCTATCGGCTTAGCCAACCTGCACTTTTGGATTGGCACTTTAGGAATCATGTTATATGCCTTACCAATGTATGTTGCTGGTTTTGCCCAAGCTAGTATGTGGAAACAATTTAACCCAGATGGTACTCTAGTGTATGGTAACTTCCTAGAAACGGTTACCGAAATTATGCCTATGTATTGGATGCGTGCTATTGGTGGTACACTTTATATCACTGGTATGTTAATCTTAGTTTACAACGTTATTATGACCGTTGTAACATCTGAACATAAAGTTACGGACGAGTTAGCAGAAGCTCCTGAATTAAAACGTGTTTCTAAAGGACGTGTTGCAGGCGAAGGCTGGCACACTTGGTTAGAGCGCAAACCTGTACTTTTAACCATATATGCGACTATTGCGATTTTAATAGGTGGTATCGTTCAGATTATTCCAACGATTGTTGTAAAATCCAACATTCCAACAATTAGTAGTGTTAAACCTTATACACCTTTAGAACTTGAGGGACGTGATCTCTATATTAGGGAAGGCTGTGTTGGGTGTCACTCCCAAATGGTTCGTCCATTTAGGTCTGAGGTAGAACGCTATGGAGAATACTCAAAAGCAGGTGAATTTGTTTACGATCATCCCTTCCTTTGGGGAAGTAAGCGTACAGGGCCAGATTTACATCGTATTGGTGGAAAATATTCAGATAACTGGCACTTTAACCATATGTATGATCCTCAGACCACATCTACTGGTTCTATTATGCCATCGTATAAATGGTTGATTGTGGGTGAAGGTGCAAAATTGGATAAGTCCATGACCGAAGAAAAGATGAAGACTATGGTATCCTTAGGTGTTCCTTATACTGAACAAGATATTGTCAATGCACAGACTTCGATGTTAGAACAAGGGACGCAAATTGAGAAAAATCTTTATAGCGATCCAGATTTTGTAGCCTCGTATGAAGCAGATAAAGCAGCTTCTGGCGAAGGATTCGTAGAAATGCGAAACAGGGAAATCGTTGCCTTGATTGCTTATTTACAGCGTTTAGGAACCGATATAAAAGTTAAGGATATTATTGAAGAAACCGCTCAAAACTAA
- the ccoG gene encoding cytochrome c oxidase accessory protein CcoG — protein sequence METPENEVFRDSIGTIDEEGKRKWVFPKKPSGPLYDKRKLVSYFLLAFLLAAPFIKINGNQFLLFNILERRFNIFGFPFWPQDFYLFVISMLIGVVFITLFTVGFGRVFCGWICPQTIFLEMVFRRIEYWIDGDRNKQMRLARQKWDAEKIKKRVLKWFIFLIISFLIANVFLAYLIGGDDLLKYIVEGPFEHTGTLIPLLIFTAVFYFVFAWFREQVCIIACPYGRLQGVLLDNKSIVVAYDYKRGEAENGRKKFKKNEDRDALGYGDCIDCLQCVNVCPTGIDIRNGTQLECVNCTACIDECNDIMEKINLPKGLIRFASENEIEKKEPFKITARMKGYIAVLTILIGILAGMLLLRSDVEARILRLPGQLYEHKDDGIISNVYTFKLVNKTSKEIDDLTFKLRGWDGTINVVSTSETFSVESQGIAEGTLFIELKQSDLSGDKNEVTIDLYSEDEIIETTSVTFMGPRSFN from the coding sequence ATGGAAACGCCAGAAAATGAAGTTTTTAGAGATTCTATTGGCACCATCGATGAAGAGGGAAAACGTAAATGGGTGTTTCCTAAAAAGCCATCTGGCCCCTTATATGATAAGCGAAAACTAGTTAGCTACTTTTTATTAGCATTTTTACTGGCTGCACCTTTTATAAAAATCAATGGTAATCAGTTTCTATTATTTAATATACTAGAAAGACGTTTCAACATTTTTGGTTTTCCGTTTTGGCCCCAGGATTTCTATCTCTTTGTTATTTCAATGTTGATAGGCGTTGTTTTTATAACACTTTTTACGGTAGGTTTTGGTCGTGTGTTTTGCGGCTGGATCTGTCCACAGACCATCTTTTTGGAAATGGTGTTCAGACGCATTGAATATTGGATTGATGGCGATAGAAATAAACAAATGCGCCTGGCTCGCCAAAAATGGGATGCAGAAAAAATTAAAAAACGTGTCCTAAAATGGTTTATATTTTTGATTATTTCTTTCCTAATTGCCAATGTTTTCTTGGCCTATTTAATCGGAGGGGATGATCTCTTAAAATATATTGTTGAAGGTCCATTTGAGCATACAGGTACACTTATACCATTACTCATTTTTACAGCGGTATTCTATTTTGTATTTGCATGGTTTAGAGAGCAAGTTTGTATTATAGCCTGTCCGTATGGTCGTTTACAAGGTGTGCTATTAGATAACAAATCCATTGTTGTTGCTTATGATTACAAACGTGGTGAGGCTGAAAACGGTAGAAAAAAATTCAAAAAGAATGAAGATCGTGACGCTTTAGGTTATGGCGACTGTATTGATTGTTTGCAATGCGTTAACGTATGCCCTACTGGTATTGATATAAGAAACGGAACACAATTGGAATGTGTTAACTGTACAGCTTGTATAGATGAATGTAACGACATCATGGAAAAGATCAATCTTCCAAAAGGGTTGATTCGTTTTGCAAGTGAAAACGAAATTGAGAAAAAAGAACCGTTCAAAATTACGGCTCGTATGAAAGGTTACATTGCCGTACTGACCATATTGATCGGTATCTTAGCTGGTATGTTATTACTGCGTAGCGATGTTGAAGCTCGGATTTTGCGTTTACCAGGCCAATTGTACGAACATAAGGATGATGGAATTATCAGTAATGTCTACACCTTCAAATTAGTAAACAAAACGTCTAAAGAGATTGATGATTTAACTTTTAAGCTGAGAGGATGGGACGGCACCATAAATGTAGTTTCTACGTCAGAAACCTTTAGTGTTGAATCACAAGGGATAGCCGAAGGTACGCTATTTATTGAATTGAAACAGAGTGATTTGTCTGGCGATAAAAATGAGGTAACGATTGACCTATACAGTGAGGACGAAATAATTGAAACAACATCTGTTACCTTTATGGGACCACGTAGTTTTAATTAA
- a CDS encoding superoxide dismutase family protein has translation MKTLKLFVLSCAILSFIACKDNKKDTETPDNTEMKEDMDNDDMDKTSMEKKMSITLSPKSDSNVEGTINFTEKNGMVTMVGTVTGLEEGQHAIHIHEKADCSASDGTSAGGHWNPTAQPHGAWGDASGYHKGDIGNMTANANGRATISKTTDEWCIGCGDETKDILGKAVIVHIGVDDLKSQPSGDAGARIGCAGIIE, from the coding sequence ATGAAAACTTTAAAATTATTTGTATTGTCTTGTGCGATACTATCTTTTATAGCGTGCAAAGACAACAAAAAGGACACAGAGACTCCTGACAACACCGAAATGAAGGAAGACATGGACAATGATGACATGGACAAAACTTCAATGGAGAAAAAGATGAGCATCACACTTTCTCCAAAAAGTGACAGCAATGTAGAGGGCACCATTAACTTCACAGAGAAAAATGGTATGGTCACTATGGTAGGCACTGTTACTGGATTGGAAGAAGGTCAACATGCAATCCATATTCATGAAAAAGCTGATTGTTCTGCTAGCGATGGTACTTCTGCTGGTGGGCATTGGAATCCTACAGCACAACCACATGGTGCTTGGGGAGATGCAAGTGGATACCACAAGGGAGATATAGGGAACATGACCGCAAATGCCAATGGACGTGCCACTATATCAAAAACTACAGATGAATGGTGTATTGGATGTGGAGACGAGACTAAAGATATTTTAGGCAAAGCCGTTATAGTACACATTGGTGTAGATGATCTAAAATCGCAACCTTCTGGTGATGCTGGTGCTCGCATTGGTTGTGCCGGAATTATAGAATAA